In Neosynechococcus sphagnicola sy1, the sequence TCCCAGGGTATCGACCGTCATAAACCGTTTTCGACCTTTAATTTGTTTGCCCGCATCGTAGCCCACCGATTGGCTCACTCCAGCGGCACTTTTGACACTTTGACTGTCGATAATCGCTTCCGACGGGCTGCGATGACGCTCCTGTTCAATTCGGGTACACTCTCGCAATCGGTCGTGCATCCGCACCCAGGTTCCATCTTTGCGCCACTGACGAAAGTAGGTGTATACGGTTTGCCATGCCGGAAAATCCCCTGGCAACCCTCGCCATCGCACTCCCTCCACCAAAACATAGAAAATGGCGTTCAGAACATCCCACATATCGACGCTACGAGGACGACCACCGAATTTCGGCTCGGGTATCAAGTCGTTGAGTAGTTCAAATTGGGCTTGAGACAAATTACTGGGGTAAGCTTTACTCATGACGCTCTCTCAGTGCTGTGTACGACATATTCGCAGCTTACACTGAGTGAGCTTTTTTACTCACTAAACGACTTTTAAAACACCCTCTTAAACATACGGGGGCAACTGAAGATGAAATTCACTATCAAGTTGACCGCAAGTTAACAGGATCATGGTTATTCATCCCTTTGATTGTGAATGAAAAGATTTGGGGAGCCTTGACGATGTTCAAGGCTCAACTGATATCGCCGTGGACTGGAGAACAAGAGAAGCTAGCTCAGAGTATTGCCGATCACTTAGCGATCGCCATCCAACAGTCTGAACTCTATCAACAGGTGCAGCAACTCAATGCCAATCTGGAGCAACAAGTTGAGGAACGAACGGCTCAATTACAACAAGCTCTGAGCTTTGAAGCCTTACTACAACGGATTACCGATAAAGTCCGCGACAGTTTAGATGAGGGGCAAATTCTCCAAACCGCCGTTCATGAACTAGGGGTTGCCTTGGCATTGGAAGGCTGCAATGCCGGAGTTTATTGTGCAGACCAAACCCTGGTTAACATTGCCTATGAATACAACCATCCCTCAACTGAGGTGCAAGGAAAAGTCTTAGAAATCGACCCCCCCCTGCATCGATATTTACCCCTTTCTCTTCCAAAGAAATGCCTGTCAATTTTGTCCGATTACCCCGAATTGGCTGCGCCACCCCCACCGACAAGTAGCAGTTCTGGCTTGCCCAGTCTATGACAATCAGGTGGGTTTAGGGGATTTGTGGTTGTTTAGACCTCCAGGAGAGTGTTTCAGCGATTTAGAAGTTCGGTTGGTGCAGCAAGTTGCCAACCATTGCGCCATCGCCCTGCGGCAGTCGCGGCTTTATCAAGCATCCCAGGAACAGGTAAAAGTACTGGAGCGGCTCCATCATCTCAAGGACGATTTCCTCAGTTCCGTTTCCCACGAACTGCGATCGCCGATGGCAAACATCAAAATGGCAACCCAGATGCTTGAAATCCAGTTAATTCATAAGGCCGTCTCAGAGACCCAGGATCAATCTGCCATCAACCGTTATCTGAAGATCCTCAGTCAGGAGTGTGAGCGCGAGATTCAGTTGATCAATGATCTGTTAGATCTGGCGCGTCTGGATGCCAATATTGAACCCCTTACCCCGACCCTGCTGCCTTTGCAATTGTGGGTGGCTCGGATCTCCCAGGCATTTATGGAACGTACCCAACGGCAGCAACAACACCTATCCTTTGACATTCCCCCTGATTTAGCCTTGGAAATCGACGTTTCCTCCCTGGAACGTGTCCTGATTGAACTGTTGCACAATGCTTGTAAGTACACCCCGTCGGGGGAAACAATTTCTGTATCTGCCCAAAAAATCCCAGGCTCCGAAACTCCCAACGCCGATATCAACCCACCCGCTTCTCCCTCCATCATCCAAATTTGCATCAGGAATTCTGGCGTGGAAATTCCCCCTGAGGAATGCGATCGCATTTTTGAAAAGTTCTACCGTATTCCTAACAATGACCCCTGGAAACATGGCGGCACAGGACTCGGTTTGGCACTGGTAAAGAAACTGATCGAACGCTTAGGGGGGCGCATCCGCCTCGAAAGTCATTCTCGGCAAACCTCCTTTATTCTGGAGTTTGCAACCTTGGCCTAAGACTTCTCAGCTTCATCTCATCCAATTCTGACGGGAAATTCATCGGATCACGGGAATGCCTTCAGGTGAGGAAATTACTCTGAAAGTGAACGGCAGTGCATCAATACGGTGCCCCTGATTCAGGCAAAACTCAGTCGCCCTGAATCAGGAGCCACGGGGCGGGGCTGCTAGACAGTCATCCCATTGATTTTGCCCTGAAGGGTCTTGAGGCTAGCAGGATGGCAAGTGTATCCATGATATTTAATGGAGGCATTGTTGGTGCTTTCAAGCGGTACAGACAGTGGCTGGGGATTCGGTGGGCCGCGATGCTGCGGCAGCAGTTTTTGCCCGTCGCCCAACTCCAGCGCCAATACCTGGATCCAACCTCCCTCCAATGTCGCCTCACCCTGGAAATTGCAGCCCTGTTGATCCTGAGCCTGAGCGGGATTGCGGGGTGGACACACTGGCAAATGCAACAGATCTTGATTGCCACCCACACCCAGCAGGTCGCCTATATTGCCTCACGCTTTCCCCAGGACGTTGAGCTTTACAGCGAGATGTTACCGATGGAGAGGGGTCTGGAAAAAACGATTGAGAATGTGTCGGTGTCGGGGTTGATGATCTGGGTGAGAGCCAGGGATGGACAATTACTCGCCCAGTCCCCCAGTTTGCAGTCGGAGAAATTTGATCGCATTGATTGGCAGTCCCTCCGGGGAGTTCCCCGTAAACCTCAGGTCTATCAAGTGGGCAACCAACACCTGATTCTATACATGGGGGCTTTAATAGTTCACGGGCAAGATCTGGGCAAGCTCTATCTCGCAAAGGATGTCACCCAGGATCAACGGCAGTTAATGATGGCAACCCAACGCCTCGGGGGGGTGTGCTTGGGGGTTACCGTGGTGATGGTAGTGGTGCTATCCCTGCGAATCCAGCGATCGCTGCAGCCCCTACAAAAAATGAGCCAGATGGCCGGAGCCATTTCCGCCGCCGATTTGAGTCAGGCGCGGTTACAGTTGCAAAATGCCCCTCGGGAAGTTCGGGAGCTAGCCCAAACCTTTAATCGCATGTTATCGCGTCTGGCAGATGCCTGGGAGCAACAACGCCAGGTCGTCAGTAATATCTCCCATGAACTGCGAACCCCCCTTACCATTGTGCTGGGCTATTTGCAAAGTCTATTGCGCCGCAGTGCCAACCTCAGTGACTATCAGCGAGAAGCTCTGACCACTGCGACCACGGAGGCTGAGCAGGCCACCCGACTGCTTCAAGATCTCCTCGATCTGGCACGGGCTGACAGTGGCTATATGCACTTTCATCGCGAGTCTGTGGTGTTAATGGATCTGGTGACCGAGGTTGCCGCCATGGCCGAGCAGTTTAGTGATCGCGCTATCCAAGTGTCTACCTCAGAGACGTTGATCGCCCCCGAAACTCTGAAGGTCAGCGCCGATCGCCACGCCCTGAAACGGGGGCTGGTAAATTTGATCGATAATGCCGTCAAGTATTCTGCCGCGGATCAACCCGTTGTCCTCAGCTTGCAGTTCACCGAAACCCAAGCCATGATTCAAGTGGGCGATCGCGGCGTTGGCATTTCCTTAGCGGATCAGAGTCGCATCTTTGATCGGTTTTACCGGGTGGATGAAGCTCGCTCCAGAGCCACCGGGGGACATGGGCTGGGGTTAGCCATTGCCAAGACGCTCATAGAAGGCATGGAGGGCAGCATTACCGTGCGATCACGGCTTGGGGAAGGGAGCACCTTTACGATCACACTGCCCAGAGAGGTAACGATATGACGGCCCATATTCTGCTGGTTGAAGATGAGGTCAAACTAGCGCGGTTTGTCGAACTGGAGTTGAACAGTGAAGGGTATCAAGTGAGTGTGGCCCACGATGGCATGGCAGGGCTGACCCTGATCCGGGAGTCAGCTCCAGATTTAGCGATTCTGGACTGGATGCTGCCGGGGTTAAGCGGTGTCGAGGTCTGTCGCCGCCTACGGGCAACGGGTTGCAAAGTCCCCGTGATTTTGTTGACCGCCAAAGATGAGGTGGGCGATCGGGTGGCGGGTCTGGATGCAGGAGCCGATGACTACGTGGTGAAGCCGTTTAGCATTGAAGAGTTGCTAGCACGCATCCGCGCCCATCTGCGCCGCACCCAAGAAATTGAGACCGATCAATTGCAGTTTGGTGATTTGAGTCTCAATCGTCGCACCCGACAAGTTCTGCGGGGCAACCAGGCGATCGAATTGACTGCTAAAGAGTTTGATCTGCTGGAGTATTTACTGAGTCATCCGGCTCAAGTGTTCACCCGCGACCAAATTTTAGAGCATGTTTGGGGCTATGACTTTATGGGAGACTCGAATATTATCGAGGTCTACATCCGCTACCTACGGTTGAAGCTGGAGGTCAACAATGCCAGTCGTTTAATCCATACGGTACGAGGGGTAGGCTACGTCTTAAGGGATTGACCTCATCAGGGGCAGGAAGTTGGGAGAGTCGGTGACCACGCACTCTAAAAAGCCAGAACAGCGCACCTTAGAAGTTTTATCCTCCCTCAGCTACCGGGCTGGCGAACTCAGTCGCTACCTCCACGAGGTGGCCCAGGGCGTCAGCGAACTGATTGGGCTAGATTGGTCAGCCGTCACCATCTGTCGGGATGGGGGGGAGCGGGTGCTAGCAAGCACCCTTGATCTCGGTGAAGAGGGAAAGCAGGTCTACTCACTCCATGGCACCCTGACGGGTACGGTGTTTGCCACCGGCTCTCCCCTAGTGGTGGAAGATGTGACCACGTGTAGCGATTATGGTCAGGCACCCGAAGGCTACCGCGCCTATCTGGGGGTGCCCCTCCGCACCCCGACGGGGAAAGTGATTGGCACCATCTGCTCCTTTCATCACCAACCGCGGCACTTTACAACGGAAGAAATCCGTCTGGCAGAAATCTTTGCCGAACGGGCGGCAACGGCGATCGATAATTACCAGCTCTATCAACAACAGCAAGCAGAAATTCAAGAACGCCAGCGGGTGGAAATTGCCCTGCGTAAAAGCGAGGAACAGCTGCGTCAACTCGCTGAAAATTTAGAACAGGTTTTCTGGCTGTTTTCCCGTGACGCCCAGCCCATTTATGTCAGTCCGGCCTTTGCCACCATCTGGGGTCAGCCCCTCAGTCGCTGGTATGCGGAGCCAGATATTTGGTGGACGGTGATCCATCCCGACGATCGCGATCGGGTGTACCAGACTTTCACCCAAAACGCCGAGGGGAAATCAGAAGAAGAGTTCCGGATTGTCCGTCCCGATGGTTCCGTGCGCATGATTCGTAGTCAGGGATTCCCCGATCCGGGATGAATCGGGACAAATCTACCGCATTGCGGGCATTGCCGAGGATATTACCGAACGTAAACAAGCAGAACTGGAGATGTTAAAGGCGATCTCAGCCCTGGCTGAGGTTGGGGAGTTGGCTGCCATGATTGTCCATGAGGTGCGCAACCCCTTAACAACGGTATTGATGGGGTTAAATGCTTTTAAGCGCCTGGATTTACCTGCCTTAGTCAGGGAGCGGCTCTCTCTAGCGTTGGAGGAAGCGGAGCGCATTCGCAATTTATTGCAAGAGATTTTGCTCTATGCCAAACCCCATGCCTTGCAGTGTTCAGAACTAGAGCTGAATTGCTTCATTGCCGAAATTTTAACCACCATTCGCACGATGCCGACGGTGCTGAGTCGCCAGATTGTATTTGTCCCAGCCGCCACTCCCGTAATGATTGTGGGCGATCGCGACAAGCTGAAGCAGGTGTTTATTAATCTCGTCGATAATGCCTGCGAAGCCGTTGCCGAGGGAGAGATTGTCACCTGGACGGTAGAACCTGTCACCCCATCCAATGTGGTTGCGATTCAGGTGCATAATGGCGGCGAACCGATTCCCCTAGAGGTGCTACCCAAGCTGACCAAACCCTTCTTTACCACCAAATCTTCCGGCACCGGATTAGGGTTGGCGATCGTCAAACGGATCGTCGATGCCCACGGCGGGGCATTAATGATCACCTCCTCTGCCGCAGCCGGGACAACCGTGAGCGTTACCTTGCCATTGGCGAACTAAGTTGGTAGCCACCCCGGACTTTTGGATCAGACAATGGAAGTAGCTAAGGTGAAGTTGAAATCTGGGAATGAACCGTCATGGGAAGTCTGGTCAGCAGTTTTTTTCGTGGCATTGATGATTCTGACCTTCAGTGGGTTTAAGCTCGATCGCGAATATCAGCGGGGGGTGATCTTTCGCTTAGGACGGGCTCGCGGGATTTTGGGGCCTGGATTGTATTGGATCATTCCCTGGGTGGATCAAAAAATGCAGGTGGATGTGCGCACCAAAACAGTCAACATTGAACCTCAGGAAACCGTCACAGCTGACAGCGTTACCATTCGAGTCAATGCCGTTCTCTACTACCGGATTCTTGATCCCTCCAAAGCCATTAATCGGGTTGAGAACTATCAGATGGCAGTGTATCAGATTGCCCTAACCACGCTGCGCAATGTTGTGGGGCAAAATATTTTGGATGACGTGCTGCAAAACCGCGATGCTATTAACCTTAAAGTCCAGGAAATCGTAGATGAAATCACAGAGCCGTGGGGAATTGTGATTGAGCGGGTGGAAATGAAAGATGTTGAAATTCCTACCACCATGCAGCGGGCGATGGCTAAAGAAGCGGAGGCAATTCGGGAAAAACGTGCGCGAATTATCAAAGCGGCGGCGGAACAGGAAGCGTCACAAAAATTAGCCCAGGCAGCTCAGACGATTAGCGCCAACCCTACCGCTTTAGAACTGCGCCGACTGCAAATGTTGACGGAAATTGGCGCTGAAAACAATACCACTACCATTGTTATGATTCCCTCTGATTTCGTGAATCTAGCGAGAAACTTGTCTCAAGCTGAATCTAACGATGCCCTGACTCAAACAGCCCGCCCCTTTAATCCAGAAGTTTTATTGCGTCAAAAGCCTTCAGCAGAAGGAGTGAAAAATGGGGAATAAAAAATAAAAAGTTTATCATTCTCTCCCACGGGTCTGTTCTATTCAACTAGGTTGAGCAATAATCCAAGGTTAATTCGGCATCAGAGAACGCTGACAAGTTGGACAAACGGCGTGAATAGTGAGCTGGCAATCTAGCAGATGATAACCTTCCTTTTGAGCCGTGCGAGTTCCTACCTTGAGAATCGAATCACTCTTAAACTCAATTGTCTTATTACACCGGATACAAATCAAATGATGGTGATGGTGGGGATAGGGTTGATTAATTTCGTAATGTTTATGTCCCTCTGCCAGTTCTAGTTCCCGCAGAATACCCATGCGAGCCATTAACTTCAGGGTGCGATAGATCGTTGATAAACTAATCGCCTCTCCCTGATCTCGCAGGACGTTGTAGAGGTCTTCAGCACTGAGATGATTCGCCTTGGGAAGATTTTGAAAGACTTGGAGGATGGTTTCGCGCTGGGGAGTCATGCGCCAGCCTCGTTCATTGAGTTCAGCCTTTAGTGATTGCGTTGTATATGTCATATGCACCTTCCCAATAAAGCTGGCTTATTGAGAATAATACTGAATTGGCTCTGGATTGGCAAGAAGCCATGCTAATTGAGATGAATTGTGATTATTGATAAAAAGGCGATCGCCAGAGGACTAAAGTGAAAGTCTGACCCAGTGCATGATTCCTTCGGCGATCGCCCGTGCCAATTGCCGCTGAGCCTTGGGGTTGACAATCCATTCAAACTCCTCGGGGTTAATCATAAAGCCCAACTCCAACAGAACAGCTGGTGCCACCGTTGGTCGGGTGAGGGCGAGATTATTCCAAAACACCCCATAGGAGGGACGATGCAGTTTCATCACCAGGTAATTGTGCAAAAACATGGCCAGACTTTGGGCTTGGGGATTGTACCAAAAGGTGGAAACGCCCTGGGTGTGCATGGCATCGCCATCGTCGGGGAGAGCATTGTAATGCAGGCTCAGAGCCAGGGTTGGCTGCAAGCGGTTAATCTGGGTAGCTCGATCTTGGGGATAAAGATCCTCATCCCCCTCGCGGGTTAACAGCACCGTGGCACCCCGCTGCTCCAATTCGGTGCGGAGCAGTTTTGCCAGGATTAGGGTGGCATCTTTTTCGGGATAACCCGTAGGGCCTCTAGCTCCAAGATCATTGGAGCTGCCATGACCCGGATCGAGCAAAATCGTCATGCCCTTGAGGGATTTGACGGGGATGACTTCCAGCCCACCCGCCCAGTTATTCCAGAAGGGATCGAAGGGATCGTTATTTCCCCAGCCAACCCGAGGCCGAAACTTCACCTGAGTTCCTAGATCGGGGGGATGCCGCAAGGCCAGGATCAAACTGGTGCCTTCATATCGCAGTTTATAGCCCCATTGCTGCCGAGATTTGAGTTGAAAGGTGTATTGAATTTCCGTCGGGTTAGCCTGTTGCCAGTCCAGACGACTAATCACGGGATCGTCCCCCAGCTTGATGGTGTCGGTCTGAGCGGTGGTGTTGTAAAGCGTCAGGGTAAAGCTCTCGGCACCCTGTTTGACCGCCAGGGGAACTGCCACTTCCAGGGGAAAAACTCACCTCGGTCCAGCCAGGAACCTGGCGCGACGTGATGCTACGGATCCGCGATCGCACGGGGCTGGGGGTGGAAACAGCCTTAACCTCGGACTGCCGTATCCAGCCCCCGTAGTCGAGGCGTAACCACTCGCCCTCCCAGCCAGTAACCGTGGCCTCTGTCCCCTGGGGTAGGGGGGTGAGTCGCGAAAAATCGCTCCCAGGGCCAGTGCGAGCCGTGCCAGATTCCACCGTGACGGCGATGACGGGCAGGCGATCGGCAGCTAGGATCTCCACCGCACCGACGCCTGGTTGCTCCAGGGTAGTGCCATTAAGGGTGAGTTGAAACATGGGGTGTCCCAAATCTCCAGGTGAGATCGCCGTCATACAACCTGCATAGGTCGTAGCGGTTTGCACTATGGGCTGGTTCTGCTGGGTCAAAAGTGCCGCATTGGGCGGTAGCTCAACGGTTTGGTTAACGGGTTGGAGGGGAATGGTTTTACCAGAGAGTTTCAGAGAGACGCTTCCATGGTCAGGGGCAATGGCACTGAAGCAGAGCAATTCCCCTGGGAGACGAGCCATCTTAACCGCGGGTTGCAAAGAATCTTTGCCAAAATTGACCCCGGTTGGGATCACGGGAGTCGTTGGCTGACGCAGTACCTGAATCTCGATTTGCTGTTGCTGATATTGCACCCGAAACAAATTTTTGCCAACCTGTAACGGAAAACTAGGGGCAAAATACCCAGCGGCACTTCGGGGGATGGGAATACCGTTGACCAAGACTTGCCCTCCAGGAGGGGCACTGCCAATCAAGAAAATTTGGGCGGCGGTGGTCTGGTGGTGAGGCGGTGGATAGGCCACAAACAGGGGTTGCTCCGCTCGAACAGCAGAGGCCATTAAAGCGCCAGTCAAGGGAAGAGCGAACCAATATTTCATCTCTGGGGAAACCGCATTCCATTGAGGTGATCGCCAATTCCTTCTGAACAATATTAACCTTGGTTCCTGGTTGGCTGACAAAAGGTTGATGCAAGATCGGTAAAATGCTTACCAGGCTAACAATGGCAGTACTTGAGTGAAGTAAACGGAAGCCAGCGTTCTCATCCTCATAAAAAACTGGGCGTTGCTTCATCCAAGTATGAATCGAAGATCTTGACAATGCCACAAGCCAGCTACAGGCAGTCCTGGTAATGTTCGAGAGGGGTTAACCGCAACGGGTCACCCTCCCCTCATCACCCTCATCCTCCAGATATCAATGCCTCTAAGATTTCCGACGGTGTTCATTTCCTGGCTCTCAGCATTCTGGGCATTTTCCCGCCCCCACACCGTCATTGGCACCAGTGTGAGTGTCTTGAGTCTGTATCTGATAGCCATCCTGAGCTATAAAACTACGCTGTTCCGACTCGATATTCTAGGGTGGATGTGGTTGACCTGCCTCTGCGGCAATATTTACATCGTGGGGCTGAATCAACTCGAAGATATTGACATTGACCGGATCAATAAACCGCAGTTGCCACTGGCAGCGGGTGCCTTTTCCCTGTCAATGGGGCGCAGCATTGTAGGGGTGACGGGTCTACTGGCCGTGCTCCTAGCTTGGTGGCAAGGGCCATTCTTGCTACTCACCGTGGGTTTCAGCTTAGGGCTAGGGACTGCCTACTCCCTGCCCCCGGTGCGCTTAAAGCGGTTTTCGTTTTGGGCCGCCTTTTGTATTCTCACGGTGCGTGGGGTGGTCGTAAATTTAGGCTTGTTTTTGCATGTCCGTGCGGCCTTAGGGCAATCCCTGGCAATTCCTCCGCAGGTGTGGGCATTAACCGGATTTATTTGGGTCTTCACCTTGGCGATCGCCACCTTTAAAGATATTCCTGACCTGGAAGGAGATCGCCGCTACCAGATCAAAACCTTGACCCTGCAATGGGGACAGCAGACGGTATTTAACCTGTCTCGCTGGATTTTAACCATCGCTTACCTCGCCATGGCGATCGCGGGAGTTTTCGGCTTACCGGGCACCCATTCCCTGTTTTTAGTCAGCACCCATTTGCTGATCTTGGCAGGATTTTGGTGGCGAAGTTTCGGAGTCGATTTACAAGATAAAGCCGCGATCGCTCGGTTTTATCAACTGATTTGGAAGCTGGTTTTTTCTAGAGTATCTGTTGTTCCCCATCGCCTGCTGGTTGGGATAACTCGTTTCCATATATTTTCGGAGTTGCCGGGGGAACCATAGCAACCCGAGCAAGGATAACCCTCTGGCGATCCAGCAGAGTGTCATCACATTCATTATGCTCCGCCAACTTTCCATACAGCAATCCTCCCAGTGCCGACAGTCCTAATTCTGACATATTAAACAAGCTGACAATGCGTCCCTGTTTATCCTTGTCGGTCAGGGTTTGCAGCAGGGTGTTACCGCCGATTATGTTTAATGAGCCCGCACAGCATCCGCAAAGGTAGAGGCCTCTTGAAAGGAATTTGTGGCTGCAAAGTTGAGGGCATGATCTTCCGAGGTTGTCCATAAGATTCCTTTCCTTTTGGGTGATTGGTGAATAAAAATGTTCACCGTCACAGAGATGTTTGGTAGGAATGTTGCCCTCGTGGGCGGAAGAGGAACTTTCGAGTTTCATGGTTTTCGATTGCCTGATGTAGCTGAAGTGACGTGATTTTGTTGGTGTGTATAGGTGCATCTAGTTTCACCAAACTGTTCGATCTCCTCACAAAGCTGATTCAGCGCCAGCAAAAAATTGAATTGTGGCCGGTTCACACTCACTCCACCATTTTCCCCTGAGATCGGTAGGCGACAGCGGTTGGCGACTAGTGGGAGTTGAGGTGAGAAGCGGGTGCCAATAAATTGCTGCATCTCTATAAATGCAGCTGTAATCTGTTCAATCACAGTCTGTGCGTCGGGTGGCAAGATTTCCGGTTGTTGCGGCTGTTTAGATTCAGCAGCAAGATAGCTCAAGTAAAGTAAGGCTTCATAAATTTTTCTGTCCGCCTGAATCACTGCCAGCCGCTGAGATAAACTATCACCTCTCATCAGTGTTTCGTGTTTACGACCTTCAAGATGAGTATCCAGTTTATAAACGCTCTTTTGAGTTTGCTGGCTGAGTTTTTGAATGGCTTGAGGATCAAGTTCAGGTGATTGATATTCGGTCACGATCGCCTGAAAAAAGTGTTGAAAGTCTGTCCAGGTTTTGATTAGACCCTGTTTCCAGTTTGAACTTGACCAGTTTGGCAGCACCAACAGCGTCACAGCTAGCCCGATCGAGCAGCCAATAGCAATATCAATGGCTCGCCACTCCATCAATGCCACGGACGCTCCTTGCCTAAGGGAACCCAGAAAGCAAATATATGCAAACTGCTGAAAAAATTTAGCATACCCATAATTAGAGAGGGAAGGGCGTAAATATAGGTAAGGAAAAATAGTGATGAAGGCAGCCACAAACATGAGGGTGTGATGCCGAAAAATCAGCGCGTAAAATATCACTGCCGCAGCCACACCAAATGCCGTCCCTAATAAGCGCCCTTGGGCTTTCCAGAACGTATTACCAACGCTATCCCGACTGACAATTAAGGCGGAAACTGGAACCCAATCCCCGTGGGGTAAATTCAGCCATCTCGTCACAATTAATGCAATCAAAACCGCGATCGCAGAGCGGGTAGAACGACGACTGATAGGCTCATTGAGATCGAACCTCCACTCAATCGATTGATCGGAAAATGGTTTGCCCGATGTTTTCCAATGGGGTGCTTCTGAGAGTTGAGCCTCTGGCCTGAGAAGTAATGCATTTAGCTTTTTACATAGATTTTGGGTTGCAAAATCTATGCTTTGTAAATGAACCTGGTCAACAGTGGACAGTTTATTTTCAGCCATTAATTTGTGAATGATCTCTCCAATGGCTGGTTGAGGAGACAGGGGTGCTTGGGAAGGTTCCGGAACCATGGGTAAGCTTGAGAGAAACGCAGAACCCTGGGCACCAAATCTCTGGAGAGCGAATTTGAGATGAACACTAGTAAGGTGAGAATATTTTAAGGGAGAGAGGGCTTGTTCCAGGATAACGATCGCTTCAAACAGCGCTTCCTGAGATGAGATCAGATGTTGATCGGTTGCAATTATGGCTACTGTCCCGAGTTTGGAGTTTGACTGTACCTGCTTCAGGGTAGATTTTTGTGCTTCAATCAAACTAAAAATTCTGCGCTTGAGATCAGGAAGAGAATCCTTTGTTTGCTGAGAGGATTGATCCAGATTTAAAATGCTTAGATCAAGTAATCTAGCTAGACGAGATCGAGTGCGTTTTGACACTGCTTCCAGTGTTTTCTGAGGATTGCGGGGAAGAACCCAGAAAACGCAAATGAATGCCAGGAAAAACCCAAATAAAACGTTAATAATAATGAAAGGAATTTCCGAGATTTGGGGATTCTCAGCGATCGCAACCGGGATCAAGATCCAGGTGAGAGAGGTGTCATATTGCGAACCAAAACGCACAGCATATTGAGCAAAAAAGCTAAAAATCACGAGAAGTATGGCTTGGAGAAGCAGATAATTGCCCAGGCAACCGAGTAGGCCAATGGTGAGAATTGCCATCAAAGCGGCTCTCAGCATGGTGAGTTGTTGTTGTCGTGGAATATTACCGTTTGTCTTATGGACAAAAATCAAGGCCGCAAACACCATGATCGGTTGGGCAACTTGGGGGGCAATGTAAATCAGTGCCGCAGCCAATAGCGCTGCAAAGCAAGCTTTCCAGGCTTGGTGAAAATGCGAACCGGAAGGATCATGGAGATCGATTAAGCTAGTTTGGATATTTTTGATCCATTCAGGCATCTTTTTCTTTGAGCCTCAATTGAGTACTACCTCACGACTGGGGAATTGCATGAGACGCTAGAAGCTGCCTATAATTCTGCTTTAAAGCAGGCTGCACTGGAAGCATTTGAAGGCAGATATGAAGCAGAGGAAATGTCCACCCTGATCGATCTCAGAGCAATTCTCAACCAAGCCATGGAGTTAGTTTTGTCTACCGATTTGTCAAATGTTACCGACAAAACTACTTAATATAGCAGTCCGAATA encodes:
- a CDS encoding two-component system sensor histidine kinase NtrB — translated: MLKAISALAEVGELAAMIVHEVRNPLTTVLMGLNAFKRLDLPALVRERLSLALEEAERIRNLLQEILLYAKPHALQCSELELNCFIAEILTTIRTMPTVLSRQIVFVPAATPVMIVGDRDKLKQVFINLVDNACEAVAEGEIVTWTVEPVTPSNVVAIQVHNGGEPIPLEVLPKLTKPFFTTKSSGTGLGLAIVKRIVDAHGGALMITSSAAAGTTVSVTLPLAN
- a CDS encoding sensor histidine kinase, which produces MFRPPGECFSDLEVRLVQQVANHCAIALRQSRLYQASQEQVKVLERLHHLKDDFLSSVSHELRSPMANIKMATQMLEIQLIHKAVSETQDQSAINRYLKILSQECEREIQLINDLLDLARLDANIEPLTPTLLPLQLWVARISQAFMERTQRQQQHLSFDIPPDLALEIDVSSLERVLIELLHNACKYTPSGETISVSAQKIPGSETPNADINPPASPSIIQICIRNSGVEIPPEECDRIFEKFYRIPNNDPWKHGGTGLGLALVKKLIERLGGRIRLESHSRQTSFILEFATLA
- a CDS encoding GAF domain-containing protein; this translates as MHYQVDRKLTGSWLFIPLIVNEKIWGALTMFKAQLISPWTGEQEKLAQSIADHLAIAIQQSELYQQVQQLNANLEQQVEERTAQLQQALSFEALLQRITDKVRDSLDEGQILQTAVHELGVALALEGCNAGVYCADQTLVNIAYEYNHPSTEVQGKVLEIDPPLHRYLPLSLPKKCLSILSDYPELAAPPPPTSSSSGLPSL
- a CDS encoding response regulator transcription factor, which encodes MTAHILLVEDEVKLARFVELELNSEGYQVSVAHDGMAGLTLIRESAPDLAILDWMLPGLSGVEVCRRLRATGCKVPVILLTAKDEVGDRVAGLDAGADDYVVKPFSIEELLARIRAHLRRTQEIETDQLQFGDLSLNRRTRQVLRGNQAIELTAKEFDLLEYLLSHPAQVFTRDQILEHVWGYDFMGDSNIIEVYIRYLRLKLEVNNASRLIHTVRGVGYVLRD
- a CDS encoding IS5 family transposase, which produces MSKAYPSNLSQAQFELLNDLIPEPKFGGRPRSVDMWDVLNAIFYVLVEGVRWRGLPGDFPAWQTVYTYFRQWRKDGTWVRMHDRLRECTRIEQERHRSPSEAIIDSQSVKSAAGVSQSVGYDAGKQIKGRKRFMTVDTLG
- a CDS encoding HAMP domain-containing sensor histidine kinase gives rise to the protein MASVSMIFNGGIVGAFKRYRQWLGIRWAAMLRQQFLPVAQLQRQYLDPTSLQCRLTLEIAALLILSLSGIAGWTHWQMQQILIATHTQQVAYIASRFPQDVELYSEMLPMERGLEKTIENVSVSGLMIWVRARDGQLLAQSPSLQSEKFDRIDWQSLRGVPRKPQVYQVGNQHLILYMGALIVHGQDLGKLYLAKDVTQDQRQLMMATQRLGGVCLGVTVVMVVVLSLRIQRSLQPLQKMSQMAGAISAADLSQARLQLQNAPREVRELAQTFNRMLSRLADAWEQQRQVVSNISHELRTPLTIVLGYLQSLLRRSANLSDYQREALTTATTEAEQATRLLQDLLDLARADSGYMHFHRESVVLMDLVTEVAAMAEQFSDRAIQVSTSETLIAPETLKVSADRHALKRGLVNLIDNAVKYSAADQPVVLSLQFTETQAMIQVGDRGVGISLADQSRIFDRFYRVDEARSRATGGHGLGLAIAKTLIEGMEGSITVRSRLGEGSTFTITLPREVTI
- a CDS encoding GAF domain-containing protein, translated to MTTHSKKPEQRTLEVLSSLSYRAGELSRYLHEVAQGVSELIGLDWSAVTICRDGGERVLASTLDLGEEGKQVYSLHGTLTGTVFATGSPLVVEDVTTCSDYGQAPEGYRAYLGVPLRTPTGKVIGTICSFHHQPRHFTTEEIRLAEIFAERAATAIDNYQLYQQQQAEIQERQRVEIALRKSEEQLRQLAENLEQVFWLFSRDAQPIYVSPAFATIWGQPLSRWYAEPDIWWTVIHPDDRDRVYQTFTQNAEGKSEEEFRIVRPDGSVRMIRSQGFPDPG